A section of the Mesorhizobium loti genome encodes:
- a CDS encoding isopenicillin N synthase family dioxygenase, translated as MSKEIVARLDDKLHAKRESFDKIPVVDISPLLDGSSKQGVAKEIRWALSNTGFMYVKNHGIPQDFVDSVFNVSRRFFDLPMSQKMTLHISKSDVAFRGYIEPFGENTDPGKTKDLKECFDIGPERSTLEGPFFGPNQWPSSLPEFRELTYGYHQKMVDLAKKLLQGIALSLDLSESHFESLMRDPISVQRLLHYPPQSGFVSEEIIGIGAHTDYGNLAILAQDDVGGLQVMNRDGDWVEGIPIHGAFVINIGDLIQRLTNNVYLANMHRVVNISGRERYSIPFFIDADFNATIEPLASCVTGSNPLRYKPVTCGEHKFGRFAASYAHLAKCNEVGRQLI; from the coding sequence ATGTCTAAGGAAATCGTAGCGAGACTGGACGACAAGCTGCACGCGAAACGCGAAAGCTTTGACAAGATCCCCGTGGTTGATATATCGCCGCTACTCGATGGCAGCAGCAAACAGGGGGTGGCGAAGGAGATACGTTGGGCGTTGTCGAACACTGGCTTCATGTATGTGAAGAACCACGGTATTCCGCAGGATTTTGTGGATTCGGTGTTCAATGTGAGCCGTCGTTTCTTTGATCTGCCCATGTCGCAGAAGATGACATTGCATATTAGCAAGTCCGATGTCGCCTTTCGCGGATACATTGAGCCGTTCGGGGAAAACACCGATCCGGGGAAGACGAAAGACCTGAAGGAGTGCTTTGATATCGGACCTGAACGTTCCACGTTGGAAGGTCCGTTTTTTGGCCCCAACCAGTGGCCCTCAAGTCTGCCCGAGTTTCGGGAACTGACATACGGGTATCATCAAAAGATGGTGGACCTCGCGAAAAAACTCTTGCAGGGCATTGCACTCAGTCTGGACCTGTCGGAAAGCCATTTCGAAAGCCTTATGCGGGATCCAATCAGCGTTCAGCGCCTACTCCATTACCCGCCGCAGAGTGGCTTTGTCAGCGAAGAGATCATCGGCATTGGCGCCCACACGGACTACGGCAATCTGGCTATCCTGGCGCAGGACGACGTGGGTGGTCTTCAGGTCATGAATCGAGATGGCGACTGGGTCGAGGGGATTCCGATTCACGGCGCGTTCGTAATCAACATTGGCGATCTGATCCAGCGGCTCACCAATAATGTCTACCTAGCGAACATGCACCGCGTGGTGAATATCTCGGGCCGTGAGCGATACTCAATCCCCTTCTTTATCGACGCTGATTTCAACGCGACCATAGAACCATTGGCCTCATGTGTCACAGGCAGCAACCCGCTTCGCTACAAGCCGGTTACGTGCGGCGAGCACAAATTCGGGCGTTTCGCAGCAAGTTACGCTCACCTGGCCAAGTGTAATGAGGTGGGCAGGCAACTCATTTGA
- a CDS encoding 2-oxoglutarate and iron-dependent oxygenase domain-containing protein yields the protein MTTLPQISLARLAADATRHEERERLRMTCEEYGFFYLVEHGIPKERSAPPTQAPMVSSRCQSIREWPEIVVPTPIVKQRCTHV from the coding sequence ATGACCACGTTACCGCAAATCTCGCTGGCGAGATTGGCAGCCGACGCAACGCGACACGAAGAGCGTGAGCGTCTACGCATGACCTGCGAGGAGTACGGTTTCTTCTACCTTGTCGAACACGGGATCCCGAAAGAACGCTCGGCACCGCCTACCCAAGCCCCGATGGTATCTTCACGCTGTCAGTCAATAAGAGAATGGCCCGAAATCGTTGTGCCGACTCCCATTGTCAAACAAAGGTGTACTCATGTCTAA
- a CDS encoding class I SAM-dependent DNA methyltransferase: MNTPDQQTALEQAARERIKDSHALNGDVGRLAHFYRRWASSYDLDVGLDEYCGPMIVAELAGAVQTAYLAGQRATIAILDAGCGTGLVGVELERLGFRLIDGIDLSEEMAEKARQTRVYRHVRGDVDLNGPLSDYSSASYDITVCCGVFTLGHVRPEGLRELARVTRPNGFVIASTRKSYAEATSFEQEVRRLQDAGVLVPAQRLNDGRYVAEEHAHYWIFQVTHEANAQTEERP; this comes from the coding sequence ATGAACACCCCCGATCAGCAGACGGCACTGGAGCAAGCCGCACGAGAGCGCATCAAGGATTCCCACGCCCTCAACGGCGATGTCGGTCGCTTGGCCCACTTCTATCGCCGATGGGCCAGTTCCTACGATCTGGATGTCGGCCTCGACGAGTACTGCGGGCCGATGATCGTGGCGGAACTGGCGGGCGCCGTGCAGACGGCCTATTTGGCCGGTCAGCGAGCAACCATTGCAATCCTGGACGCTGGCTGCGGAACCGGCCTCGTCGGCGTGGAACTGGAACGCCTCGGCTTCCGGTTGATCGACGGGATCGACCTCTCCGAGGAGATGGCCGAAAAGGCCCGGCAAACCCGCGTCTACCGCCATGTTCGAGGCGATGTCGACCTCAACGGGCCGCTCTCCGACTACTCCAGCGCAAGCTATGACATAACGGTCTGCTGCGGCGTCTTCACGCTCGGGCATGTCCGACCGGAGGGGCTGCGCGAATTGGCTCGCGTCACGCGCCCAAACGGGTTCGTCATCGCAAGCACCCGTAAGAGCTATGCGGAGGCCACATCCTTCGAACAGGAGGTGCGGCGTCTGCAGGATGCGGGCGTTCTTGTGCCGGCACAGCGTCTAAACGACGGCAGATACGTCGCCGAGGAGCACGCGCACTATTGGATTTTTCAGGTGACCCATGAGGCTAACGCACAAACGGAGGAGCGGCCATGA
- a CDS encoding SDR family oxidoreductase — MSDVAHGRQIRPTEPSALVEKFVHRIAYRTLEAVGHKVSEPSEAEAQLSILWSHWATPTSPPKTALASPTRWMGRDHAQECVRVNPAYRNEFETPMLRTGFAIRGLDVNTAMADPDDSVPIGCVARPEDIADVVLLSASDAARYMCGVSVEVNGGRAVA; from the coding sequence TTGAGCGATGTTGCGCATGGCCGTCAGATCAGGCCCACAGAGCCGTCCGCTCTGGTCGAGAAATTTGTCCATCGTATCGCGTACCGCACGCTCGAGGCGGTCGGCCATAAGGTGTCGGAGCCTTCGGAGGCAGAAGCGCAACTATCCATCTTGTGGTCCCACTGGGCGACGCCGACATCACCGCCCAAGACAGCGCTCGCATCGCCGACGCGGTGGATGGGCCGCGATCACGCGCAGGAATGTGTCCGGGTCAACCCGGCCTACCGCAACGAATTCGAGACGCCGATGCTGCGCACCGGCTTCGCCATACGCGGGCTGGACGTGAATACGGCGATGGCCGATCCGGACGACTCGGTGCCGATTGGTTGCGTCGCGCGGCCGGAAGACATCGCTGATGTTGTCCTGTTGTCGGCATCCGATGCCGCGCGTTACATGTGCGGCGTGTCTGTTGAGGTGAACGGCGGAAGGGCTGTCGCATGA
- a CDS encoding SDR family NAD(P)-dependent oxidoreductase, which yields MTRFAGKVALVTGASSGIGAAIADRLASEGARVFAVQLEEAGRVESIVADLCDPNVPAMIIDDVVQQAGRLDILVNNAGRMVEAKIDETGLEEWRRTMALNLDAPFLLIRHAMPHLCRSRGAIVNIGSIEGLASNPGHAAYCASKAGLHGLTRAVAVDGGPDGVRCNAVAPGWIDTDLNVNFVAALPEQARGRLGAIHPLGRTGRVEEVAAMVTWIASDEAAFVTGQIFVVDGGRTAKLSLP from the coding sequence ATGACGCGCTTCGCGGGAAAAGTCGCCCTAGTGACCGGCGCAAGTAGCGGCATTGGAGCGGCGATCGCCGACAGGCTTGCCAGCGAGGGAGCCAGGGTCTTTGCGGTTCAGCTCGAGGAGGCTGGCCGTGTAGAATCGATAGTCGCGGACCTTTGTGACCCCAACGTTCCGGCCATGATCATTGACGATGTCGTTCAACAGGCCGGCCGACTCGATATCCTCGTCAACAACGCTGGGCGCATGGTTGAAGCGAAGATAGATGAGACGGGGCTGGAGGAGTGGCGACGCACAATGGCGCTCAACCTTGACGCTCCTTTTCTGCTGATCCGTCACGCCATGCCTCATCTTTGCAGAAGCCGCGGTGCCATCGTCAATATCGGCTCGATAGAGGGATTGGCGTCCAACCCCGGGCACGCGGCCTATTGCGCCTCGAAGGCAGGGCTGCATGGCCTAACGCGTGCGGTGGCGGTCGATGGGGGGCCTGACGGGGTGCGTTGCAACGCCGTGGCTCCTGGCTGGATCGATACCGATCTCAACGTAAATTTCGTCGCCGCTTTGCCCGAGCAGGCGCGGGGGCGGCTTGGTGCCATTCATCCGTTGGGTCGAACCGGCCGTGTTGAGGAAGTCGCGGCTATGGTCACATGGATTGCCTCCGACGAGGCTGCATTCGTCACCGGCCAGATCTTTGTCGTGGATGGTGGCCGCACTGCCAAGCTAAGTCTTCCATGA
- a CDS encoding transcriptional repressor has translation MPLTDLHPNVRAEKVPRRANQGKVGVSLATFSNALNQLYEPGLSRILTVDASHGYFDADTSDHHHLVRRGREADCDVPSSAIGVEGLPEWPEGTQITHADWFFG, from the coding sequence TTGCCGCTGACCGATCTTCATCCAAATGTGCGTGCCGAAAAAGTCCCTCGAAGGGCCAACCAAGGCAAGGTCGGTGTCTCACTCGCAACCTTTTCCAACGCGCTGAACCAGCTCTACGAGCCGGGGCTCTCACGCATACTCACAGTTGACGCATCACACGGCTATTTCGACGCGGACACTTCCGATCACCACCACCTTGTTCGTCGAGGACGAGAAGCGGATTGTGATGTCCCTTCCAGCGCCATCGGCGTAGAAGGCCTGCCCGAGTGGCCCGAAGGCACCCAGATCACCCATGCCGACTGGTTTTTCGGGTGA
- a CDS encoding enolase C-terminal domain-like protein codes for MIANRPALDAERIAACLADKKPGEFFLVDANCGMTVETALRMLRLLPHGLDFVLEAPCATWRECVSLRRRTGVPIIFDELATNDASIVQTIADDAADGIGLKIAKAGGLTHGRRHRDICRAAGLTMSVQDTAGSAIAFASIVHLGATVPTRLLRA; via the coding sequence GTGATAGCAAATCGACCGGCGCTCGATGCCGAACGTATCGCAGCGTGCTTGGCAGACAAGAAACCGGGCGAATTCTTTCTCGTGGATGCTAATTGCGGCATGACAGTGGAGACGGCCCTGAGAATGCTGCGGTTGCTACCGCACGGTCTCGACTTCGTCTTGGAGGCACCTTGCGCGACGTGGCGCGAGTGTGTCTCGCTACGTCGAAGGACTGGCGTTCCGATAATCTTCGATGAGCTCGCGACGAACGACGCGTCAATCGTCCAGACAATCGCCGACGATGCGGCAGACGGTATTGGCCTCAAGATTGCGAAGGCCGGTGGTCTCACACATGGCCGGCGACATCGCGATATTTGCCGTGCTGCAGGCCTCACTATGAGTGTCCAGGACACCGCGGGCTCGGCCATCGCGTTCGCCTCAATCGTTCATCTCGGCGCGACCGTACCGACGCGTCTACTGCGGGCGTAG
- a CDS encoding LexA family protein, translated as MFRRPPAEADIKRHFRVSPPSVHQMIMTLERNGLIRRQPGASRSIEVLVPPHQLPILQWLQINQSKSL; from the coding sequence ATGTTTCGACGCCCGCCCGCCGAGGCCGATATCAAACGCCATTTTCGCGTCAGCCCGCCCTCAGTCCACCAGATGATCATGACGCTCGAACGAAATGGGCTCATTCGTCGTCAACCCGGCGCATCCCGAAGCATCGAGGTTCTCGTTCCGCCCCATCAGCTGCCCATCTTGCAATGGCTGCAAATCAACCAGTCAAAATCACTGTAA
- a CDS encoding integrase, which translates to MGRLSMATRKELTTAVSERYRASTRAEKARILDEFVVVTGFHRKHAMRLLRRGEGPFAGRRARPRIYDEAERNALILLWEASDRVCGKRLKALLPILLEAMERHGHFDLAPEIRGKLLAMSAATIDRTLGPIREGLGRPRRRPAAHALRRSIPIRTSADWDDPAPGFVEADLVAHSGPSARGSFIQTLVLTDIATGWTECAPLLVREQTLLSTVLTELRKQLPFALLGLDTDNDTVFMNETLKAYCVAANIVFTRCRPYRKNDQAFVEQKNGAVVRRMVGYRRFEGLEAATLLAKLYRSARLFVNFFQPSFKLIAKQRDGARVRKTYSPPATPHQRLVADPRTSDAVRSRLQEIYAGLDPVLLLRDIRAVQERLAALADTPPAMRPDGTAQPIDLFLASLRTAWKDGAIRPTDRPIVKAKRGRRRPDPLVKATADLRNWFEAEPWRTGSELLSRLQAEYPGDYPDKLLRTLQRRLKVWRSEQADALLFGPLIKEPPILEIAGPH; encoded by the coding sequence ATGGGACGGCTGAGCATGGCGACAAGGAAAGAACTGACGACGGCGGTTTCAGAGCGCTATCGTGCTTCGACGCGAGCGGAGAAGGCGAGAATTTTGGATGAGTTCGTCGTCGTCACGGGCTTTCACCGCAAGCACGCGATGCGGCTGCTACGACGCGGTGAGGGGCCGTTTGCAGGCCGGCGAGCGCGGCCGCGGATTTATGATGAAGCGGAACGCAATGCGCTCATATTGCTCTGGGAGGCGTCCGACCGCGTCTGCGGCAAGCGGCTGAAGGCGTTGCTGCCCATCCTTCTCGAGGCGATGGAACGGCACGGTCATTTTGACCTGGCGCCCGAAATCCGGGGCAAATTGCTGGCGATGAGCGCGGCCACGATCGACAGGACGTTGGGACCGATCCGAGAAGGCTTGGGACGTCCCCGACGACGGCCTGCAGCGCATGCCCTGCGACGGAGCATTCCCATTAGAACGTCGGCGGATTGGGACGATCCAGCGCCAGGCTTCGTTGAGGCGGACCTCGTGGCCCATAGCGGCCCTTCGGCTCGCGGCAGCTTCATCCAAACCCTCGTGCTCACCGACATCGCGACCGGCTGGACGGAATGTGCGCCGCTGCTGGTTCGCGAACAGACGCTGTTGAGCACGGTGCTCACAGAATTGCGCAAGCAACTGCCCTTCGCGCTTCTCGGCCTGGATACGGACAACGACACCGTTTTCATGAACGAGACGCTGAAGGCCTATTGCGTCGCCGCCAACATCGTCTTCACGCGCTGCCGCCCCTACCGCAAGAATGACCAGGCCTTTGTCGAGCAGAAGAATGGCGCCGTGGTGCGTAGGATGGTCGGATATCGTCGGTTCGAGGGGCTGGAGGCCGCCACGCTGCTAGCGAAGCTCTACCGGTCAGCGCGGCTGTTCGTGAACTTCTTTCAGCCATCGTTCAAGTTGATCGCGAAGCAGCGCGACGGCGCGCGTGTGCGCAAGACGTATAGTCCGCCAGCTACGCCGCATCAGCGTCTGGTTGCCGACCCTCGCACCTCAGATGCAGTCCGCTCCCGTCTGCAGGAAATCTACGCCGGGCTCGATCCTGTCCTGCTGTTGCGCGATATCCGCGCCGTGCAGGAGCGACTCGCTGCGCTTGCCGATACTCCGCCGGCCATGCGCCCTGACGGAACAGCTCAGCCAATCGACCTTTTCCTGGCGAGTTTGCGGACTGCTTGGAAGGACGGAGCTATCCGGCCGACGGATCGCCCGATTGTGAAAGCCAAAAGGGGGCGGCGGCGTCCTGACCCTCTCGTCAAGGCGACTGCGGACTTACGAAATTGGTTCGAAGCCGAACCATGGCGAACCGGCAGCGAACTTCTGTCACGACTGCAGGCCGAGTATCCCGGCGATTACCCGGACAAACTGCTTCGAACGCTTCAGCGTCGTCTGAAGGTCTGGCGCAGCGAACAGGCGGACGCGTTGCTGTTTGGCCCCTTGATCAAGGAGCCGCCGATCCTGGAGATCGCAGGGCCACACTGA
- a CDS encoding isopenicillin N synthase family dioxygenase — translation MTTLPQISLARLAADATRHEERERLRMTCEEYGFFYLVEHGIPKEQISEAIQASRRSFALPHSTKERYGHAGQDVYPATARGYSPLHGEVLHPQAGPDPKEMFDLGIENEGDRRPFAGRTRLPDDTLAPGFARSLLALQATVVNEVVPQLGTALADLLDMEEGWFRRHFNPPTVLQRVIRYPSTGGTAGKHTDNGFFTLLLQEELPTRSLQVWFGGRWVPAPSLPDSLVVNLGDMLQALSDGRFKSTPHQVVHTGPAERISLPFFIYPDIDARLTSRQGKHTFSVAEVMLRNFESIWETGNGAGRARELQ, via the coding sequence ATGACCACGTTACCGCAAATCTCGCTGGCGAGATTGGCAGCCGACGCAACGCGACACGAAGAGCGTGAGCGTCTACGCATGACCTGCGAGGAGTACGGTTTCTTCTACCTTGTCGAACACGGGATCCCGAAAGAACAGATATCAGAGGCCATCCAGGCTTCCCGGCGGTCCTTCGCGTTGCCACATTCGACAAAGGAACGTTATGGTCACGCAGGCCAAGACGTGTACCCCGCTACCGCCCGTGGATACAGTCCGTTGCACGGCGAGGTGCTACATCCCCAAGCTGGCCCCGATCCAAAGGAAATGTTCGATCTCGGAATCGAGAACGAAGGCGACCGGCGTCCGTTTGCCGGACGCACGCGCCTTCCGGACGACACGTTGGCTCCTGGTTTCGCTCGAAGCCTGCTTGCTTTGCAGGCTACCGTGGTCAACGAGGTTGTGCCGCAGCTCGGGACCGCGCTAGCCGACCTGCTCGATATGGAAGAGGGCTGGTTCCGACGCCATTTCAACCCGCCGACGGTCCTGCAACGCGTGATCCGATATCCATCTACTGGCGGCACGGCCGGAAAGCATACCGACAATGGGTTCTTCACGCTGCTGCTGCAGGAGGAACTCCCGACTCGCTCCTTGCAGGTGTGGTTCGGGGGGCGCTGGGTGCCGGCGCCGAGCTTGCCCGATAGTCTCGTTGTCAATCTGGGCGACATGCTTCAGGCCTTGAGCGATGGCCGATTCAAGAGCACGCCCCATCAGGTCGTGCACACCGGTCCGGCCGAACGAATTTCCCTTCCATTCTTTATCTATCCCGACATCGACGCTCGCCTGACTTCCCGGCAAGGGAAGCACACCTTCAGCGTCGCGGAAGTGATGTTGCGCAACTTCGAGTCAATCTGGGAAACCGGGAATGGCGCCGGGCGCGCGCGCGAGTTGCAGTAG
- a CDS encoding IS3 family transposase encodes MRPGRKRELVAETCDEWNLSIRRACRVLEFDTSTYHYKSRRRDQAGIEARIKEICAYTGPLRIPARARNAHARGLEHNMKRTYRIYRDLGLQLRNKTPKRRVKAKLREGREEAVGPNDVWAMDFVHDQLATGKKIRVLTVVDTFSRYVPVLDPRFSYRAEDMVRALEQVCPKIGYPKTIRVDQGSEFVSRDLDLWAYAKGVTLDFSRPGKPTDNAYIEAFNGRFRAECLNAHWFLTLADAAEKLEDWRRYYNEVRPHGAIGHKAPISLLNLDGAASPPS; translated from the coding sequence GTGAGGCCTGGTCGCAAACGCGAGCTGGTGGCGGAGACGTGTGATGAGTGGAACTTGTCGATCCGACGGGCATGCCGGGTTCTGGAGTTCGACACGTCGACCTATCACTACAAGTCCCGCCGCCGCGATCAGGCCGGCATCGAAGCTCGGATCAAGGAAATCTGCGCCTACACGGGTCCGCTACGGATACCGGCGCGTGCACGTAATGCTCACGCGCGAGGGCTGGAACATAACATGAAGCGAACCTATCGAATTTACAGGGACTTGGGCCTGCAGCTCAGGAACAAGACGCCGAAGCGGCGTGTGAAGGCGAAGCTGCGGGAAGGCCGTGAGGAAGCCGTCGGCCCGAACGACGTCTGGGCGATGGACTTCGTCCACGATCAGCTCGCGACGGGCAAGAAGATCCGTGTGCTGACGGTCGTCGACACGTTCTCCCGCTATGTGCCTGTGCTCGACCCGCGGTTCAGCTATCGGGCAGAGGATATGGTCAGGGCACTGGAACAGGTCTGTCCGAAGATCGGCTATCCGAAGACGATCCGCGTCGACCAAGGCTCCGAGTTCGTCTCCCGCGACCTCGACCTATGGGCCTACGCGAAAGGCGTGACGCTCGACTTCAGCAGGCCGGGAAAGCCCACCGACAACGCCTACATCGAAGCCTTCAACGGCCGCTTCAGGGCGGAGTGCCTGAACGCCCACTGGTTCCTGACTCTTGCCGACGCCGCCGAAAAGTTGGAGGATTGGCGCAGATACTACAACGAGGTGCGCCCGCATGGGGCGATCGGGCACAAGGCCCCGATCTCGTTGCTCAATCTCGATGGCGCCGCCAGCCCGCCGTCGTGA
- a CDS encoding transposase: MKASKFSDAQKAFILKQGSDGIPVAEICRRAGISQATYFNWKKKYDGLLPTEMKRLKQLEDENGKLRTLVADLSLDKEMLQDVIRRKL; this comes from the coding sequence ATGAAGGCATCGAAGTTCTCGGACGCGCAGAAGGCGTTCATTCTGAAGCAGGGATCGGACGGAATCCCCGTCGCGGAGATCTGTCGTCGGGCGGGGATTAGCCAGGCGACGTACTTCAACTGGAAGAAGAAATACGACGGACTGCTGCCGACCGAGATGAAGCGGCTGAAGCAGCTTGAGGACGAGAACGGCAAGCTCAGGACGCTGGTGGCCGATCTCTCCTTGGACAAGGAGATGCTGCAGGACGTCATTCGCCGAAAACTGTGA
- a CDS encoding ATP-grasp domain-containing protein: MPRRALILVEGGSNMPLHVQYVQAAKRLDLQPITLSADSRYDYLAAEGIEVVRVDTENLDALIRECSRLNATYDIAGITSAVELFYSTAGKLSRYFDLHGPNPEPIEQCCDKVTQRQLLAQAGVPIPAYRVATDATDVESAAAEIGLPVIVKPAVGSGSTGVRLCRSLDELAEHTAYLLGGKHIWRSSPRILVEEFAQGAHYTIDIMGNEVIAIAALDFDRPPHFVYRECTYPAVLTDDEHERIADVSLSCLAGLGLGWGPTNIELRWTKLGPIVIEVNPRLAGSPSPELVQLAYGVDLVTEHIKLVIGDEWNLRRSHSDTAAVRFLVPDRDGTLDWIDGHSRAAAVSGVAAVKLFVEPNTQIVRKGNCLDCIGHVIAVSPSFAETKAILQDAVDLIDWSITPFSALGDRNNLRPLAPRISAGGPNKR; this comes from the coding sequence ATGCCAAGAAGAGCGCTCATACTGGTTGAAGGCGGAAGTAATATGCCTCTACATGTCCAATACGTCCAAGCGGCCAAGCGTCTTGATCTTCAACCAATTACACTGTCGGCTGATTCTCGGTACGACTATCTTGCGGCGGAAGGAATTGAGGTAGTCCGTGTCGATACAGAAAATCTCGATGCGCTGATCCGGGAATGCTCCCGGCTAAATGCGACCTATGACATTGCTGGCATCACGTCCGCAGTGGAGTTGTTCTATTCGACGGCTGGCAAGCTCAGCCGGTACTTCGATCTACACGGACCGAACCCCGAGCCGATTGAACAATGCTGCGATAAAGTTACTCAGCGTCAGCTCCTCGCGCAGGCCGGCGTTCCAATACCTGCTTATCGCGTGGCGACGGATGCGACGGATGTGGAAAGCGCTGCCGCGGAAATCGGCCTGCCGGTGATTGTTAAGCCAGCTGTAGGCAGCGGCAGCACGGGGGTCCGATTGTGCCGCAGTCTAGATGAGTTGGCTGAACATACGGCCTATCTGTTAGGCGGGAAGCACATATGGCGTTCTTCGCCAAGGATACTGGTCGAAGAATTCGCACAAGGCGCTCATTATACCATTGACATAATGGGAAATGAGGTCATTGCGATTGCGGCCCTTGACTTCGACCGCCCCCCGCATTTCGTCTATCGTGAGTGCACCTATCCGGCAGTGCTGACCGATGACGAGCATGAGCGCATCGCCGATGTTTCGCTGAGCTGTTTGGCAGGTCTCGGCCTTGGCTGGGGCCCAACGAATATTGAACTCCGATGGACGAAGCTCGGTCCAATCGTCATTGAAGTCAATCCTCGTCTTGCGGGTTCGCCCAGTCCTGAACTGGTTCAGCTGGCTTACGGTGTCGATCTCGTCACAGAGCACATCAAACTTGTAATTGGTGACGAATGGAATTTGCGCAGAAGCCATTCAGACACTGCGGCCGTGCGCTTCCTAGTTCCTGATCGCGATGGCACCCTTGATTGGATTGATGGCCACAGTCGGGCGGCTGCCGTCTCAGGTGTCGCCGCGGTTAAGTTGTTTGTTGAACCCAACACGCAGATCGTCAGGAAAGGCAATTGCCTAGACTGCATCGGACATGTCATCGCCGTTTCACCCAGCTTTGCTGAGACCAAGGCCATACTTCAGGATGCTGTCGACTTAATCGATTGGTCGATCACACCATTTTCGGCCCTTGGCGACAGGAATAACCTGCGGCCCCTCGCGCCCCGCATCAGCGCCGGTGGCCCCAATAAGAGGTGA
- the tnpB gene encoding IS66 family insertion sequence element accessory protein TnpB (TnpB, as the term is used for proteins encoded by IS66 family insertion elements, is considered an accessory protein, since TnpC, encoded by a neighboring gene, is a DDE family transposase.), giving the protein MTLEHARGDLVAELSGAAAAEDLTKVPRRVRQRRLWSCTKKRALVDLASAAGSSVTEVAEAFGVASSQLYAWRKQMAGGELDTDQAMATFARIEVNDLPEVERPVADCPDPAGRIVVAFPNGAIADRRDRRSDGAAYRPVGVDQVITVVPADRIYLCCGATDMRRGINSLARMVQQVLALDPHTGAIFCFRGHKGHIIKILAHDDQGFCLFTKRLSEGCFAWPTTKDQAAVSLTKAELSLLLEGIDWRRPNKIYRPRLAG; this is encoded by the coding sequence ATGACATTGGAACATGCAAGGGGCGATCTGGTCGCCGAGTTAAGCGGTGCCGCGGCGGCCGAAGATCTTACAAAGGTGCCCAGGCGCGTGCGGCAGCGGAGGCTATGGAGTTGCACCAAGAAGCGCGCGTTGGTCGACCTGGCGAGCGCGGCGGGGTCGTCGGTGACGGAGGTCGCGGAAGCGTTCGGCGTAGCTTCATCCCAGCTCTATGCCTGGCGCAAGCAGATGGCCGGCGGCGAACTCGATACCGATCAGGCGATGGCAACTTTCGCGCGGATCGAAGTGAACGATCTGCCCGAGGTCGAGCGTCCCGTCGCCGATTGCCCGGACCCGGCCGGCAGGATCGTCGTGGCCTTTCCGAACGGCGCGATTGCGGATCGACGGGACCGTCGATCCGACGGCGCTGCGTATCGTCCTGTCGGAGTTGACCAGGTGATCACGGTGGTGCCGGCCGACCGGATTTACCTTTGCTGCGGCGCGACCGACATGCGTCGCGGGATCAACAGCCTGGCGCGGATGGTGCAGCAGGTGCTCGCGCTCGACCCGCACACCGGCGCGATCTTCTGCTTCCGTGGACACAAGGGTCATATCATCAAGATTCTGGCGCATGACGACCAGGGGTTCTGCCTTTTTACAAAGCGGCTTTCCGAGGGTTGTTTTGCCTGGCCAACCACCAAGGATCAGGCCGCCGTGTCGCTGACCAAGGCGGAGCTTTCGCTGCTTCTGGAGGGGATCGACTGGCGCCGGCCGAACAAGATTTATCGACCGCGTCTGGCCGGCTAA